CCGGAGTGCTGGCAAGGTACCGTCGGGTCGCCTCGCTCTACGCGTAAGGCTGCAGCGGGCAGGGAAGAACCCGGACCGCGGTGGGAAATACCACCGCGGTCCGGGTCCTTTTTATGTGGGGCGCAGGCCCCTGCCGTGACGTAGCAGGAGCCCGCGGGTCTTGGATCAGGTCAGGCGTACGGCAGGACAAGCTCCGCGTAACGCTCTTTGACCGTGGCCAGGACGGTGTTGCCGTCCGTGTCCCAGATCTCCTGATTGAAAATCTCCACCTCGATGTCGCCCGTGTACCCGGCGTCGCGCACCCAGGTGCCGATCGTGGCGAAGTCCACCACGCCGTCGCCCATGTACCCGCGGGAGAGCAGCGGATCGGCGGCGATGGGCATGTTGAAGTCGCACACCTGGTAGGAGGCAATACGGTTCTCCCGGCCGGCGCGTTCGATTTGCGCCTTCAGTTCCGGGTCCCACCAGACATGGAACGTGTCGACGGCGACCCCCACCGTGGAGGCGTCGAACGGCGCCGCGAGGTCCAGGGCCTGCCCCAGGGTGGAGATCAGTGCGCGGTCGGCGGCGTACATCGGGTGCAGCGGTTCCAGCACCAGGCGGACGCCGTTTTCCTGTGCGAACGGGACCAGGTCCGCGAGCCGGTCAGCCACACGCTGCCGGGCGCCCACGATGTCCTTCTCCCCCGGGGCGAGTCCGCCAACCACCAGGAACAGTTCGGTGGTGTCCAGCGCCACGGCTTCGAGGATGGCTGCACGGTTGTCGGCGAGCGCGTTTGCCTGGCCCTGCGCGTCCGCCGCGGTGAGGAACCCGCCGCGGCAGAGCGAGGAGACGCGCAGGCCCGCGTCCTTGATCAGGCGGGCTGCCTTGTCCAGGCCGGCTTCCGCCACCCGGTCCCGCCAGGGGCCGATGGCGGGGATGCCGGCGTCGACGCAGCCCTCGACCACCTGGGCAAGCGTCCACTTCTTGGTGGTGGCGCTGTTGATGGACAGTCTTTGGAAGCCGCTCATACTCCCACCCCGTTGATCCGCAGGTAATCGGACATGCGGAAGGCCGCCAGCGCGGGGTCCTTCAGCAAGCCGGCCTGGTCGGCCAGCTCAAAGGTCCGGGCGAGGTGGCAGACAGAGCGGCCGGAGTGCAGGCCGCCGACCATCTGGAACCCGGACTGCTTGCCGTTGAGCCAGGACATGAACGCGATGCCGGTCTTGTAGTAGAACGTCGGGGCGCTGAAGATGTGCTTGCCCAGTTCGCGGGTGGAGTCCAAAATTTCCCGTGCCCTGGCCGGGTTTCCGGCGTCGTAGTTCTGCAGGGCCACGGATGCGGCCGGGTAGATGGCCGCGAAGATGCCCAGCAGCGCGTCGGAGTGGTGGGTGCCGTCGCCGTCGATGAGCTCGGGATAGTTGAAGTCGTCCCCGGTGTAGAGGCGGACGCCCTCAGGCAGCGCTGCCCGCAGGGCCACCTCGTGGCTGGCATCGAGCAGGGAGACCTTGACCCCGTCCACCTTGTCCGCGTTGTCCCTGATCAGGCCCAGGAAGGTTTCGGTGGCGGCCGGAACGTCCCCGGACCCCCAGTAGCCGGTGAGGGCGGGATCGAACATGGTTCCGAGCCAGTGCAGGATGACCGGCTGGTCCACCTCCTGCAGCAGCGTGGAGTAGACGTTCAGGTAGTCCTCCGGCCCGCGCGCTGCCTTGGCGAGTGCCCGCGATGCCATGAGAATCACCTTGGGGCCGGCCTCGGTGATCACGGAGATCTGTTCGCGGTATGCCTCGAGGACGGCCTTGATGCCCGCGTCACCGGAGGGAAGGGTGTCCAGGTCCAGCTGGTCGGTGCCGGCCCCGCAGGACACGAGGTCACGGACCGATTTGCCGGCGGTGGCCGGGGTGTTGGCCGAGACCACCGAGGCTGCTTCGACGCCGGTGTGCTTGATGAGTTGCTGCGTGGCGGCCCAGTCAAGCCCCATGCCGCGCT
This region of Arthrobacter sp. DNA4 genomic DNA includes:
- a CDS encoding dihydrodipicolinate synthase family protein, which produces MTSLILPSEDGGTREYRLQGATPWARPTAPLTARRAYAAAHVIPEVLADNTPGAPARLDWDATMAYRHELWSYGLGVADAMDTAQRGMGLDWAATQQLIKHTGVEAASVVSANTPATAGKSVRDLVSCGAGTDQLDLDTLPSGDAGIKAVLEAYREQISVITEAGPKVILMASRALAKAARGPEDYLNVYSTLLQEVDQPVILHWLGTMFDPALTGYWGSGDVPAATETFLGLIRDNADKVDGVKVSLLDASHEVALRAALPEGVRLYTGDDFNYPELIDGDGTHHSDALLGIFAAIYPAASVALQNYDAGNPARAREILDSTRELGKHIFSAPTFYYKTGIAFMSWLNGKQSGFQMVGGLHSGRSVCHLARTFELADQAGLLKDPALAAFRMSDYLRINGVGV
- a CDS encoding sugar phosphate isomerase/epimerase; this translates as MSGFQRLSINSATTKKWTLAQVVEGCVDAGIPAIGPWRDRVAEAGLDKAARLIKDAGLRVSSLCRGGFLTAADAQGQANALADNRAAILEAVALDTTELFLVVGGLAPGEKDIVGARQRVADRLADLVPFAQENGVRLVLEPLHPMYAADRALISTLGQALDLAAPFDASTVGVAVDTFHVWWDPELKAQIERAGRENRIASYQVCDFNMPIAADPLLSRGYMGDGVVDFATIGTWVRDAGYTGDIEVEIFNQEIWDTDGNTVLATVKERYAELVLPYA